The following are encoded in a window of Penicillium oxalicum strain HP7-1 chromosome II, whole genome shotgun sequence genomic DNA:
- a CDS encoding Serine/threonine-protein kinase psk1, producing MPTSTMSDDLLVGDIFTPQADNTQLSFANVAADLDAAGGPSGDGQPLTRNLAIGEVAKAGKMMHPPAFHPDLLSGKQRRKAKKKKHAASADPAPSTVRGFTPLASTDEDSDFSATSSRAPESRPAESIGGASPRAQPNTAHGVSALKLQLDSLSLSGKSSSKFRAYCSATPSNASVCSDSDQTEILTSYEVPLEHDFVSADAAQEEPSASASPVAATNGSDLKSQLCRKMTAADFEPLLCLGKGSFGTVLLVRHVLTGKLYAQKQFKKASITVHKKLVEQTKTERMVLESVSRHPFVVKLFYAFQDHEKLYLILEYAQGGELFHHLAMERMFEEDAAAFYMAEMVLALEHLHQNVGVLYRDLKPENCLLDHEGHLLLTDFGLSKIAVNDDDRCNSSLGTIDYMAPEVVQGKPYGKACDWWSLGALGFDLLTGSPPFRANNHAKMQEKIVKQKLVLPYYLGPDAKDLLTRLLRKDPAKRLGYHMPKDLQTIKKHRFFRKIDWAALERRELTPPIQPVVTDPALAENFSADFTQVPLSPAVNGGFDDLYAKGQSCMSTSIKAHASGDGDPFGGFSYVASSSLFDHSAGMMTAGF from the coding sequence ATGCCCACGTCTACCATGTCGGACGATCTTTTGGTGGGTGACATTTTCACTCCCCAGGCCGACAACACGCAGCTCTCCTTCGCCAATGTTGCAGCGGATTTGGATGCTGCAGGAGGTCCATCGGGTGATGGCCAGCCATTGACACGCAATCTGGCCATTGGCGAAGTTGCAAAGGCAGGCAAGATGATGCACCCGCCAGCTTTCCATCCAGATTTGTTGTCGGGCAAGCAGCGGCGCaaagccaaaaagaagaagcatgCTGCTTCGGCGGATCCTGCGCCCTCTACCGTTCGCGGATTTACCCCGCTGGCGTCTACTGATGAGGATTCGGACTTTTCTGCCACCAGCTCTCGCGCGCCTGAATCGCGCCCAGCAGAATCAATTGGTGGAGCAAGCCCCCGCGCGCAGCCAAATACAGCCCATGGAGTCAGTGCACTGAAGCTCCAGTTGGACTCGCTGAGCCTTTCTGGGAAGTCGAGTTCGAAGTTTCGAGCCTATTGCTCTGCCACTCCCAGCAATGCCAGTGTGTGCTCCGACAGTGACCAAACCGAGATTCTCACCAGCTACGAGGTGCCCCTTGAGCATGACTTTGTCAGTGCGGACGCTGCCCAGGAGGAGCCTTCTGCTAGCGCGAGCCCTGTTGCCGCCACCAATGGCTCAGATCTGAAGAGTCAGCTCTGTCGGAAGATGACTGCCGCGGACTTTGAGCCTTTGCTCTGTCTCGGCAAGGGATCCTTTGGAACCGTTTTGCTGGTTCGACATGTCCTGACTGGCAAACTCTATGCGCAAAAGCAGTTCAAGAAGGCTTCGATCACCGTTCACAAGAAGCTCGTGGAGCAGACCAAGACCGAGCGCATGGTCTTGGAAAGTGTCAGTCGTCATCCATTTGTCGTCAAGCTTTTCTACGCATTTCAGGATCACGAGAAACTGTACTTGATCCTGGAGTATGCTCAGGGCGGTGAGCTTTTCCATCATCTTGCCATGGAGCGTATGTTTGAAGAAGACGCTGCAGCCTTCTACATGGCTGAGATGGTCCTTGCCCTGGAGCACTTGCACCAGAACGTTGGTGTGCTGTACCGGGATCTCAAGCCCGAGAACTGTCTTCTGGACCACGAGGGTCACCTGCTTCTTACCGACTTTGGACTGAGCAAAATCGCGGTGAATGACGACGACCGATGCAATTCCTCCCTAGGAACCATTGATTACATGGCCCCTGAAGTGGTCCAGGGGAAGCCGTATGGCAAAGCATGCGACTGGTGGTCTTTGGGTGCACTCGGTTTTGATCTGTTGACCGGCTCGCCTCCTTTCCGCGCCAACAATCACGCCAAAATGCAAGAGAAGATCGTGAAGCAGAAACTCGTCTTGCCCTATTATCTCGGACCAGACGCCAAGGACCTGCTCACCCGACTTCTTCGCAAAGATCCCGCCAAGCGACTTGGCTACCACATGCCCAAGGACCTGCAAACAATCAAGAAGCACCGGTTCTTCCGCAAGATCGACTGGGCGGCTCTCGAGCGCCGGGAGCTCACCCCACCTATCCAGCCCGTGGTCACCGATCCTGCCCTGGCGGAGAATTTCTCGGCCGACTTCACTCAGGTTCCGCTCAGCCCAGCCGTCAACGGTGGATTTGACGACCTGTACGCCAAAGGTCAATCCTGCATGTCCACCAGTATCAAAGCTCATGCATCCGGCGATGGCGATCCCTTTGGCGGCTTCAGCTACGTCGCCTCGAGCAGCTTGTTTGATCATAGTGCAGGAATGATGACTGCAGGGTTTTAG